The Anopheles marshallii chromosome X, idAnoMarsDA_429_01, whole genome shotgun sequence genome includes a window with the following:
- the LOC128719142 gene encoding keratin, type II cytoskeletal 3 has translation MKTFVLLSCCLVLASARPEAGYSYNRPSTGGSHGGGGGGYSSGGGSFTSGGGGGYSGGFSSGAGASFGGSAGGFGGSSFSSSGAGGFGGGVSSFGGGSSFGGGSFGGGSQQAIIQKHIYVHVPPPEPEEVRVQRPIQLAAPQKHYKIIFIKAPSAPSYQAPQIPIQPQNEEKTLVYVLVKKPDEQQDIVIPTPAPTQPSKPEVYFIKYKTQKESSGGVSSGGYASAGGFGGDLGGGLGGGLGGGDLGHGSLVGGDLGGHGGHGGHGGDLGGHGSGASAPAAQYGPPGKSGPY, from the exons atgaaGACGTTTGTGCTGTTGAGCTGTTGTTTGGTACTGGCTTCCGCTCGACCGGAAGCAGGATACTCATACAATCGTCCATCAACTGGCGGCTcgcacggtggtggtggtggcggttaCTCGTCCGGTGGCGGTTCCTTCACATCCGGCGGCGGTGGCGGATACAGCGGTGGCTTCTCATCCGGTGCCGGCGCTAGCTTCGGTGGCAGTGCTGGTGGATTCggag GATCGTCGTTCAGTTCGAGTGGTGCCGGTGGATTCGGCGGTGGTGTGAGCAGCTTCGGTGGTGGCAGCAGCTTCGGCGGTGGTTCCTTCGGCGGTGGCTCCCAGCAGGCCATCATCCAGAAGCACATCTACGTGCACGTGCCGCCACCAGAGCCGGAGGAGGTGCGCGTCCAGCGCCCGATCCAGCTGGCTGCGCCGCAGAAGCATTATAAGATCATCTTCATCAAGGCACCGTCCGCACCGTCGTACCAGGCACCGCAGATCCCGATCCAGCCCCAGAACGAGGAGAAGACGCTCGTGTACGTGTTGGTGAAGAAACCGGACGAGCAGCAGGACATCGTCATCCCGACGCCGGCCCCGACCCAACCCAGCAAGCCGGAGGTGTACTTCATCAAGTACAAGACGCAGAAGGAATCGTCCGGTGGTGTGTCGTCCGGTGGATACGCGAGCGCCGGAGGTTTCGGTGGCGATCTCGGCGGTGGACTCGGCGGTGGACTCGGTGGCGGCGATCTCGGCCACGGTTCGCTGGTGGGCGGTGATCTCGGCGGACACGGTGGACACGGTGGCCATGGAGGCGATCTCGGCGGACACGGTTCGGGCGCATCCGCACCGGCTGCTCAGTATGGCCCACCGGGCAAGTCCGGCCCGTACTAA